One segment of Rosa chinensis cultivar Old Blush chromosome 6, RchiOBHm-V2, whole genome shotgun sequence DNA contains the following:
- the LOC112172572 gene encoding cyclin-D3-1, with protein sequence MAMNHNEPQNEQSSSFLLDDALFCGEEKWEEEDEVSEVYNGDDDEINNDNDDIINGKTQKNPSLFPLFLLEQDLFWEDEELLSLFSKEQKQPEAHLNDAVLVARRREAVEWMLKVNAHYGFTALTAILAVNYFDRFISSVHFQRDKPWMVQLVSVACISLAAKVEETQVPLLLDLQVEDTKYVFEAKTVQRMELLVLSTLQWRMHPVTPISFLDHIIRRLGLKTSLHWEFLKRCESLLLSLVLDSRCIGYLPSVLATATMMRVIDLVEPCKAVEYQTQLLGVLKISKEKVNDCYTLILEMSNYGCKSNPLKRKHAQIPGSPSGVIDAYFSSESSNDSWAVGSSVSSSPEPQFKKIKAEASSLNRLLGIVGSP encoded by the exons ATGGCAATGAACCACAATGAGCCACAAAATGAGCAAAGCAGTTCATTCTTGCTGGATGATGCTTTGTTCTGTGGAGAAGAGAAATGGGAGGAGGAAGATGAAGTGAGTGAGGTGTacaatggtgatgatgatgaaataaaCAACGATAATGACGACATTATTAAtggaaaaacccaaaaaaacccTTCTCTGTTTCCTCTGTTTTTGTTGGAGCAAGATCTGTTTTGGGAGGATGAAgagcttctttctctcttctccaaaGAACAGAAGCAGCCGGAAGCCCATCTGAACGACGCCGTTTTGGTGGCTCGTCGCCGGGAGGCGGTGGAGTGGATGCTGAAAGTGAATGCCCATTATGGATTCACAGCTCTCACTGCAATCCTAGCAGTGAACTACTTCGACAGGTTCATCTCCAGCGTCCATTTCCAGAGAGACAAGCCCTGGATGGTTCAGCTCGTCTCTGTTGCTTGCATCTCTCTGGCTGCCAAAGTGGAAGAGACCCAAGTCCCTCTTCTTCTAGaccttcaa GTGGAGGACACCAAGTATGTTTTCGAGGCCAAAACGGTTCAAAGAATGGAGCTTTTGGTGCTCTCAACTCTTCAATGGAGGATGCACCCAGTGACTCCAATCTCTTTCCTTGACCACATCATAAGAAGGCTTGGATTGAAGACTAGTCTTCATTGGGAGTTTCTGAAGCGCTGTGAGAGTCTGCTTCTGTCTTTGGTGTTGG ATTCAAGATGCATTGGTTATCTCCCTTCTGTTTTGGCCACTGCTACAATGATGAGGGTCATAGACCTTGTTGAGCCTTGTAAAGCTGTGGAATACCAAACCCAACTTCTGGGGGTCCTCAAAATAAGCAAG GAGAAGGTGAATGACTGTTATACCCTCATCCTTGAGATGTCAAACTATGGCTGCAAAAGCAACCCCCTTAAACGCAAGCATGCGCAAATCCCAGGGAGCCCAAGTGGAGTGATTGATGCATACTTCAGTTCTGAAAGCTCGAATGACTCCTGGGCTGTGGGTTCATCGGTTTCTTCGTCGCCGGAGCCACAGTTCAAGAAGATCAAAGCAGAGGCTTCATCACTCAACAGGCTCTTGGGCATTGTTGGTAGTCCCTAA